A stretch of Faecalibacterium duncaniae DNA encodes these proteins:
- the dapB gene encoding 4-hydroxy-tetrahydrodipicolinate reductase yields MTDIIIQGIGGRMGHALCEMIANRSDCRVVAGIDQQDGEQNGIPVYDSLDKLDGKGDVIIDFSAPVAVEKALTYCEAHKMPIVVCTTGLSEELQLKVVQLSRIVPVFKSANMSIGINLLSELCKRASAILGADYDVEIVEQHHHNKLDAPSGTALMLADAINEENNGAYHYVYDRSSVRQKRDPKEIGISSVRGGSIVGDHEVLFCGPDEVITLKHTAYSRSVFANGAINAAVYLAKKEPGLYNMGNMIAEL; encoded by the coding sequence ATGACGGATATTATCATTCAGGGCATTGGCGGCCGGATGGGTCACGCCCTCTGCGAGATGATTGCAAACCGGAGTGACTGCCGCGTGGTCGCCGGGATCGACCAGCAGGACGGTGAGCAGAACGGCATCCCCGTATACGACAGTCTGGATAAGCTGGACGGCAAGGGCGATGTCATCATTGATTTCAGCGCTCCTGTTGCTGTGGAAAAGGCACTGACCTATTGCGAAGCACACAAGATGCCCATCGTGGTCTGCACCACTGGTCTTTCCGAAGAGCTGCAGCTGAAGGTGGTGCAGCTGTCCCGCATTGTGCCCGTGTTCAAGAGCGCCAACATGTCCATCGGCATCAACCTGCTGTCGGAGCTGTGCAAGCGTGCATCGGCCATTCTGGGTGCAGACTATGATGTGGAGATCGTGGAGCAGCACCACCACAACAAGCTGGATGCCCCCAGCGGCACTGCCCTGATGCTGGCCGATGCCATCAACGAAGAGAATAACGGCGCATATCATTATGTTTACGACCGTTCCTCTGTACGCCAGAAGCGCGACCCCAAGGAGATCGGCATCAGCTCCGTGCGCGGAGGCAGCATCGTGGGCGACCACGAGGTGCTGTTCTGCGGTCCGGACGAGGTCATCACCCTCAAGCATACTGCATATTCCCGCAGTGTTTTTGCAAATGGCGCAATAAATGCTGCTGTCTATCTTGCAAAAAAGGAGCCGGGCCTGTACAATATGGGTAACATGATCGCAGAGCTGTAA
- the dapA gene encoding 4-hydroxy-tetrahydrodipicolinate synthase, giving the protein MKNPVFTGAAVAIITPMYEDGSINFDELGRIIEDQIARGTDAIVICGTTGECSTMTDEEQLAAIKFTVETVNHRVPVIAGAGSNDTDHGCALAAKSAACGADALLLVTPYYNKTTQAGLVAHFTAMAEAGGIPVILYNVPSRTGLNITPETALELSRNPLINGIKEASGNISQVAKIAQLCGDELNIYSGNDDQVVPLLSLGGKGVISVVSNVKPELVHNCCKAWFEGDTKTACKLQLEILPLADALFCEVNPIPVKYAMNVLGWEAGPCRLPLVEPSDAHKEKIEQALEAEGLIQE; this is encoded by the coding sequence ATGAAGAATCCTGTCTTTACCGGCGCGGCGGTGGCAATCATCACCCCCATGTACGAAGATGGCAGCATCAACTTTGATGAGCTGGGCCGCATCATTGAAGATCAGATCGCACGGGGCACCGATGCTATTGTGATCTGCGGAACTACCGGCGAATGCTCTACCATGACCGATGAGGAGCAACTGGCCGCCATCAAGTTTACGGTCGAGACGGTCAATCACCGGGTGCCTGTTATTGCGGGTGCTGGTTCCAATGATACCGATCACGGCTGTGCACTGGCAGCAAAGTCTGCTGCCTGCGGTGCCGATGCCCTGCTGCTTGTGACCCCCTATTACAACAAGACCACACAGGCAGGTCTGGTGGCCCACTTTACCGCTATGGCCGAGGCGGGCGGCATCCCGGTTATCCTGTATAATGTACCTTCCCGTACCGGTCTGAACATCACCCCCGAGACAGCACTGGAGCTGAGCCGGAATCCGCTCATCAACGGCATCAAGGAGGCCTCCGGCAACATCTCTCAGGTGGCCAAGATCGCTCAGCTGTGCGGCGACGAGCTGAACATCTACTCTGGCAACGATGATCAGGTGGTCCCCCTGCTGTCTCTGGGCGGCAAAGGTGTCATCAGTGTGGTCTCCAATGTCAAGCCTGAGTTGGTGCACAACTGCTGCAAGGCATGGTTTGAGGGCGACACCAAAACTGCCTGCAAGCTGCAGCTGGAGATCCTGCCCTTGGCGGATGCACTCTTCTGCGAAGTAAATCCCATCCCTGTCAAGTACGCCATGAATGTGCTGGGCTGGGAGGCCGGTCCCTGCCGTCTGCCGCTGGTCGAGCCCAGTGATGCCCACAAGGAGAAGATCGAGCAGGCACTGGAGGCCGAAGGTCTGATTCAGGAATAA
- the asd gene encoding aspartate-semialdehyde dehydrogenase, producing MEKQYKVGIVGATGMVGQRFVTLLENHPWFKLTTLAASGRSAGKTYEDAVGSRWAMTTPMPESVKKMVVLDAAKVEEVASQVDFIFCAVNMPKAEIKALEEAYAKAECPVVSNNSANRFTPDVPMVVPEINADHIEIIPAQRKRLGTKRGFIAVKSNCSLQSYVPALHPLMKEFGVNKALVCTYQAISGAGKTFDRMPEIVDNVIPYIGGEEEKSEREPLKLWGHIEGDQIVNAEKPTITAQCFRVPVSDGHTAAVFVSFDKKPTQEQMLEAWANFRGPAQELNLPSAPKQFLHYFTEPDRPQPKLDRNTENGMAVCIGRLREDTLFDYKFACMSHNTLRGAAGGAVLLAELLAAKGYFD from the coding sequence ATGGAAAAACAGTATAAAGTTGGTATCGTTGGTGCAACGGGCATGGTGGGGCAGCGTTTTGTGACCCTGCTTGAGAATCATCCCTGGTTCAAGCTGACCACGCTGGCCGCGTCCGGCCGCAGCGCAGGCAAGACCTATGAGGATGCCGTTGGCAGCCGCTGGGCAATGACCACCCCGATGCCCGAGAGCGTCAAGAAGATGGTCGTGCTGGATGCCGCCAAGGTGGAAGAGGTCGCTTCTCAGGTCGATTTCATCTTCTGCGCAGTCAATATGCCCAAGGCCGAGATCAAGGCACTGGAAGAGGCTTACGCAAAGGCCGAGTGCCCTGTGGTCTCCAACAACAGCGCAAACCGCTTTACCCCGGATGTTCCCATGGTCGTGCCTGAGATCAACGCGGACCACATTGAGATCATCCCTGCCCAGCGCAAGCGTCTGGGTACCAAGCGCGGCTTCATTGCGGTCAAGTCCAACTGCAGCCTGCAAAGCTATGTGCCTGCCCTGCATCCTCTGATGAAGGAGTTTGGTGTCAACAAGGCTCTGGTCTGCACCTATCAGGCCATTTCCGGTGCAGGCAAGACCTTTGACCGGATGCCCGAGATCGTAGATAACGTCATCCCCTACATCGGCGGTGAGGAAGAGAAGAGCGAGCGCGAGCCGCTGAAGCTGTGGGGCCACATCGAGGGCGATCAGATCGTCAACGCCGAGAAGCCCACGATCACTGCGCAGTGCTTCCGTGTCCCCGTTTCTGACGGCCACACCGCCGCCGTGTTTGTAAGCTTTGACAAAAAGCCCACCCAGGAGCAGATGCTCGAGGCCTGGGCTAACTTCCGCGGCCCTGCACAGGAACTGAACCTGCCCAGCGCACCCAAGCAGTTCCTGCACTACTTCACTGAGCCCGATCGTCCTCAGCCCAAGCTGGATCGCAACACAGAGAACGGCATGGCTGTCTGCATCGGCCGCCTGCGCGAGGACACCCTGTTTGACTACAAGTTCGCCTGCATGAGCCACAACACCCTGCGCGGCGCTGCCGGCGGTGCCGTGCTGCTGGCTGAGCTGCTGGCAGCAAAGGGCTATTTTGACTGA
- the queA gene encoding tRNA preQ1(34) S-adenosylmethionine ribosyltransferase-isomerase QueA yields MLKKDFWYDLPKELIAQEPADPRDSARLMVLSQKDDSIQHRIFRDLPEYLEPGDLLVVNNSKVLPARIVGVKQPTGAVCELLLLRQVKGDQWECLAKPGKRMQPGTKVSFGDGTLTAVVDETLEDGNKFVTFYYDTETLYEKLDEFGKMPLPPYITKQLEDQSQYQTVYAKELGSAAAPTAGLHFTPELMDTIRSKGVGIAEVTLHVGLGTFRPVQEDEISDHKMHSEWYSISEETAQRIRETKAAGHRVIAVGTTSCRTLEAAAAKYGEIKACSGNTSIFLYPGVKFNCIDGLITNFHLPESTLIMLVSALYGYEKTMAAYKVAVEEKYRFFSFGDAMLIL; encoded by the coding sequence ATGTTAAAAAAAGATTTTTGGTATGATTTACCCAAAGAACTCATTGCACAGGAGCCTGCAGACCCCAGAGACTCGGCCCGGCTCATGGTTCTGAGCCAGAAGGACGACAGCATCCAGCACCGGATCTTCCGCGATCTGCCGGAATATCTTGAGCCGGGTGACCTGCTGGTGGTCAACAACTCCAAGGTGCTGCCCGCCCGCATCGTGGGTGTCAAGCAGCCTACCGGTGCTGTGTGCGAGCTGCTGCTTCTGCGGCAGGTCAAGGGAGATCAGTGGGAGTGCCTGGCAAAGCCCGGCAAGCGGATGCAGCCCGGCACCAAGGTCAGTTTTGGTGACGGCACCCTGACCGCTGTGGTGGACGAAACGCTGGAGGATGGCAACAAGTTTGTTACATTCTATTATGACACCGAGACCCTTTATGAAAAACTGGATGAATTTGGCAAGATGCCATTGCCACCCTACATCACCAAGCAGTTGGAAGATCAGAGCCAGTATCAGACGGTCTATGCCAAGGAGCTGGGCAGCGCTGCTGCACCCACGGCAGGCCTGCACTTCACCCCGGAGCTGATGGATACCATCCGTTCCAAGGGTGTCGGCATTGCCGAGGTTACCCTGCATGTGGGTCTGGGAACCTTCCGCCCCGTGCAGGAGGACGAGATCTCGGATCACAAGATGCACAGTGAGTGGTATTCCATCAGCGAGGAGACTGCTCAGCGCATCCGGGAAACCAAGGCCGCCGGGCACCGCGTGATCGCCGTTGGCACCACCAGCTGCCGTACGCTGGAAGCCGCCGCCGCAAAATATGGTGAGATCAAGGCCTGCAGCGGCAATACCTCTATTTTTCTCTACCCGGGTGTCAAGTTCAACTGCATCGATGGCCTGATCACCAACTTCCACCTGCCGGAAAGCACCCTCATCATGCTGGTCTCTGCCCTCTACGGCTACGAAAAGACCATGGCTGCCTATAAAGTTGCCGTAGAGGAAAAGTACCGCTTCTTTTCCTTCGGCGATGCGATGCTGATCCTGTGA
- the yajC gene encoding preprotein translocase subunit YajC translates to MQFLTTTTESYISLFFTLALMLVLLYFMIYRPQKKQEKKDAAMRAALEIGDQVVTIGGIVGRVVAIKDDTFVLETGSDRVKIRFTKNAISSVEKLNMDNAPANAKK, encoded by the coding sequence ATGCAATTTCTGACTACTACCACTGAAAGCTATATCAGCCTGTTCTTCACCCTGGCTCTGATGCTGGTCCTGCTCTACTTTATGATCTATCGTCCCCAGAAGAAGCAGGAGAAGAAGGATGCTGCCATGCGTGCAGCTCTGGAGATCGGTGATCAGGTCGTGACCATCGGCGGTATTGTTGGCCGTGTGGTCGCCATCAAGGATGACACCTTTGTTCTGGAGACCGGTTCCGACCGTGTGAAGATCCGCTTCACCAAGAATGCGATCAGCTCTGTTGAGAAGCTGAACATGGACAATGCTCCTGCCAACGCAAAGAAGTAA
- the tgt gene encoding tRNA guanosine(34) transglycosylase Tgt, producing MPSLTTFKLLKQEHNARRGEFKTVHGTVQTPAFQNVATAGAIKGGLSAQDLQQIGTQVMLCNTYHLHLRPGDQLVADMGGLHKFTRWNGPILTDSGGFQVFSLSKLRKITEEGVTFASHLDGHRIFMGPEESMQIQANLGSTIAMAFDECVENPAQHAYSKASCERTTRWLKRCKAEMARLKQEGKATNPDQLLFGINQGCTFADLRVEHMKQIAELELDGYAIGGLAVGEPAEVMYEMISEVEPYMPKDKIRYLMGVGTPGNMIEAVSRGVDLFDCVMPSRNARHGHLNTWGGIINIKNAKYERDERPIDPTCGCPACRNYSRAYIRHLFKAEELLGMRLAVMHNLWFYNHLMERIRDELDAGTFTTFHDRYVKLLDTRI from the coding sequence ATGCCTTCTTTGACCACTTTTAAGCTGCTCAAGCAGGAGCACAACGCCCGGCGGGGCGAGTTCAAGACCGTGCACGGCACGGTGCAGACCCCTGCCTTCCAGAATGTTGCCACCGCCGGTGCCATCAAGGGCGGCCTGTCCGCGCAGGATCTGCAGCAGATCGGCACCCAGGTAATGCTCTGCAACACCTACCACCTGCATCTGCGCCCCGGTGATCAGCTGGTAGCCGATATGGGCGGCCTGCACAAGTTTACCCGCTGGAACGGCCCCATCCTGACCGACAGCGGCGGATTCCAGGTGTTCAGCCTGTCTAAGCTGCGTAAGATCACGGAAGAAGGCGTGACCTTTGCCTCTCATCTGGACGGCCACCGCATCTTTATGGGCCCTGAGGAAAGTATGCAGATCCAGGCAAACCTGGGCTCCACCATCGCAATGGCCTTTGATGAGTGTGTGGAGAATCCTGCCCAGCACGCGTACTCCAAAGCCAGCTGTGAGCGCACCACCCGCTGGCTCAAGCGCTGCAAGGCTGAGATGGCCCGCCTGAAGCAGGAGGGCAAGGCCACCAACCCCGACCAGCTGCTGTTCGGCATCAATCAGGGATGCACCTTTGCTGATCTGCGTGTAGAGCACATGAAGCAGATCGCGGAGCTGGAGCTGGACGGCTACGCCATCGGCGGTCTGGCCGTGGGTGAGCCTGCTGAGGTGATGTACGAGATGATCAGCGAGGTGGAGCCTTATATGCCCAAGGATAAGATCCGCTATCTGATGGGTGTCGGCACCCCTGGCAACATGATCGAGGCAGTTTCCCGCGGCGTGGATCTGTTTGACTGCGTCATGCCCAGCCGCAATGCCCGCCATGGCCACCTGAACACCTGGGGCGGCATCATCAATATCAAGAACGCAAAGTATGAGCGGGACGAGCGCCCCATTGACCCCACCTGCGGCTGCCCGGCCTGCCGGAACTACTCCCGTGCCTATATCCGCCACCTGTTCAAGGCAGAGGAGCTGCTGGGCATGCGTCTGGCCGTTATGCACAACCTGTGGTTCTACAACCACCTGATGGAGCGTATCCGCGATGAGTTGGATGCAGGCACCTTTACCACCTTCCATGACCGTTATGTCAAGCTGCTGGATACAAGAATTTGA
- a CDS encoding TIGR04086 family membrane protein, translating into MLEQKKLPILEALAAFGIGGIFTAACMAGLAYLMANQSLAQSTAWPMVSAIVCAGSFCSGWLMAFFYHSRGLICGAVQGGLFVLLLLGFGLSEGIEPTEMQLTRFALVFVFGCLGGVFSILRTERHRH; encoded by the coding sequence ATGTTGGAACAGAAGAAGTTACCCATCCTGGAAGCACTGGCCGCATTCGGCATTGGTGGGATATTCACCGCCGCCTGCATGGCCGGGCTGGCCTACCTGATGGCAAACCAGAGCCTTGCGCAGAGCACTGCCTGGCCCATGGTCAGTGCCATTGTCTGTGCCGGGAGCTTTTGCAGCGGCTGGCTCATGGCGTTTTTCTATCACAGCAGAGGCCTTATCTGTGGTGCTGTACAGGGCGGACTGTTTGTTCTGCTTCTGCTAGGATTCGGTCTTTCGGAGGGCATTGAACCAACGGAAATGCAGCTGACCCGCTTTGCACTGGTATTCGTTTTTGGCTGTCTGGGCGGGGTGTTCAGCATCCTGCGTACAGAACGGCACCGGCATTGA